From the Salarias fasciatus chromosome 16, fSalaFa1.1, whole genome shotgun sequence genome, one window contains:
- the LOC115403382 gene encoding proline-rich protein 2-like yields MEMIELKVQLIEDTNQRLGSVGEQPACSGRFYPPNPSAPSPHRPPPPTHPTPEPPPPEQQRPTRTQRGSRGHRQHPMSSSGTSPGEAHPNAGHVSRPQPPQEGQEATPPGPSRGSAGDQRHAPINPLPPKKRTKVHPKHGGGPEGTAGPPPGHPGTPPGLTPDIHPPQGRPASAQVPGASGPTPTPQPNPKQRATRDRPSPGVPSPPPLPTPRNPRPTREQPPPQTHLASITGRWGVATAPQQGVSPGTESKRTRRGPRETEQPPVGPSLTKWTKMPSPVHRTPSHTGDVTGRPTRGGAAKVSDQGNAPGRF; encoded by the exons ATGGAAATGATAGAGCTGAAGGTACAGTTGATAGAGGACACTAACCAGCGTCTGGGCAGTGTGGGGGAACAACCAGCGTGTTCTGGTAGATTCTACCCCCCCAACCCCAGTGCCCCCAGCCCCCACCGCCcgccaccacccacccaccccacccccgaaCCCCCGCCCCCGGAGCAACAGAGGCCAACCAGAACCCAAAGGGGCAGCCGGGGGCACAGGCAACACCCAATGAGCAGCAGCGGCACCAGCCCGGGGGAAGCCCACCCCAATGCTGGTCATGTCTCTAGGCCCCAGCCCCCCCAAGAGGGCCAGGAGGCCACGCCACCAGGACCCAGCCGGGGCAGCGCTGGAGACCAGAGACACGCCCCGATAaaccccctccccccaaaaaaaagaacaaaggtgcACCCCAAACATGGCGGGGGCCCAGAGGGCACAGCAGGCCCGCCGCCAGGACACCCAGGCACCCCTCCCGGCCTCACACCAGACATACACCCCCCACAGGGCCGACCTGCATCCGCACAGGTACCCGGGGCCAGCGGGCCGACTCCAACACCCCAGCCCAACCCGAAGCAAAGGGCCACCAGAGACCGCCCATCCCCCGGAgtcccatcccccccccccctccccacgcCCAGGAACCCCCGCCCCACCAGGGAGCAGCCCCCGCCCCAGA CCCACCTGGCCAGCATCACCGGACGGTGGGGCGTAGCGACTGCCCCCCAGCAAGGCGTGAGCCCAGGCACAGAGAGCAAGAGGACCAGGAGAGGCCCCCGGGAGACAGAACAACCCCCGGTAGGACCCTCACTCACGAAATGGACCAAGATGCCGAGCCCGGTCCACCGAACCCCGAGCCACACAGGTGACGTCACAGGCCGACCGACCCGCGGAGGAGCCGCCAAGGTGAGCGACCAGGGAAATGCACCTGGCCGCTTCTGA